In a genomic window of Phragmites australis chromosome 14, lpPhrAust1.1, whole genome shotgun sequence:
- the LOC133891388 gene encoding uncharacterized protein LOC133891388: MAKMKRKPVLICCGVLLAVIVVLGAVFVALYYTVFRPRSPRVVATVVGAETSAFSILPPELNLTMHVEVTVNNPNYASFRHGDVATVVRYHGAAVGQSSVPAGDIGARTTQTIAVTVEVDAVKVVLTPYFLGEAIVGVLPFETATAVAGKAVVLGVFKVSASSEVVCEVTVFPLRNNTTTQCTSTVHIGR; the protein is encoded by the coding sequence ATGGCCAAGATGAAGAGGAAGCCCGTCTTGATCTGCTGCGGCGTGCTGCTGGCTGTCATCGTCGTCCTCGGCGCCGTCTTCGTGGCGCTCTACTACACCGTGTTCCGTCCGCGGTCGCCGCGTGTGGTGGCGACGGTGGTGGGCGCGGAGACCTCAGCCTTCAGCATCCTGCCCCCCGAGCTCAACCTCACCATGCACGTGGAGGTCACCGTGAACAACCCGAACTACGCGTCGTTCCGGCACGGCGACGTGGCGACGGTGGTGCGGTACCACGGCGCCGCCGTGGGGCAGTCGTCGGTGCCCGCGGGGGACATCGGGGCGCGCACCACGCAGACGATCGCGGTCACGGTAGAGGTGGACGCGGTGAAGGTGGTCTTGACGCCCTACTTCCTCGGAGAAGCCATCGTCGGGGTGCTGCCGTTCGagacggcgacggcggtggccgGCAAGGCCGTGGTGCTGGGCGTGTTCAAGGTCAGCGCGAGCTCGGAGGTGGTATGCGAGGTCACCGTGTTCCCGCTCAGGAACAACACTACCACGCAGTGCACCTCCACTGTCCATATAGGCCGGTAG